One Sporocytophaga myxococcoides DNA segment encodes these proteins:
- a CDS encoding MarC family protein: MEQFSYVFTIFFITIGPLKIIPLFYGMTIGLDEKTLRKLALKGTWFSLIIILLLVLVVTQMLKAWRISIPSVTMAGSILLFISSLRMILAFKSPEAAARQGTEMENEPHSLSPNELSMKALSPLTVPLIISPIGVAAIIAAASLAFENGIEADVMVVVALLLIVFLNILSMIFARKIMKVISMPAFSIIGWLLAILQAALAVQFMVNALHKLFP; the protein is encoded by the coding sequence ATGGAGCAGTTTTCGTACGTGTTCACGATTTTTTTTATCACAATAGGACCTCTTAAAATCATACCTTTATTCTATGGAATGACAATAGGGTTGGATGAAAAAACTCTTAGGAAACTTGCGTTAAAAGGAACCTGGTTTTCGCTCATCATTATTCTATTGTTGGTGCTTGTTGTCACCCAAATGCTGAAGGCTTGGAGAATTTCTATCCCTTCTGTGACTATGGCCGGTAGTATATTGTTATTTATTTCTTCTTTAAGAATGATTCTGGCCTTTAAATCTCCCGAAGCCGCTGCTAGACAAGGGACTGAAATGGAAAACGAACCACATAGCCTTTCACCTAATGAATTATCAATGAAAGCTCTTTCTCCTCTGACTGTTCCTCTAATTATTTCTCCAATAGGTGTTGCAGCTATTATTGCCGCTGCAAGTCTGGCATTTGAAAATGGAATTGAAGCGGATGTTATGGTAGTAGTTGCTCTCCTTCTTATCGTATTTTTGAATATTCTTTCAATGATCTTTGCCCGAAAAATTATGAAGGTAATTAGTATGCCTGCATTTTCAATAATAGGATGGCTCCTGGCAATTCTTCAGGCGGCACTTGCTGTTCAATTTATGGTAAATGCATTACACAAGTTATTCCCGTGA
- a CDS encoding HAD family hydrolase, whose product MKNREAEQNKQATFNKGKSREKDPLPSWNNGQAKQTIIEFIKKVTDPGNAQFVAMEDRIAVFDNDGTLWTEQPYYSQMAFLLDRIDDLALQHPKWKKEQPFKALLQRDLKNALSGGLKAISEMIMATHAGMTTSDFDKLIKAWISKALHPRFEKLYSECVFLPMLQVLEYFKSSGFRNYIVSGGGIDFIRPWSKAIYGIPPSQVIGSSIKTQYKIVDGQPQLWRLPEINFIDDEEGKPVGIFANIGQQPIAAFGNSDGDIQMLEWVTSREPSLGMIIKHDDALREWSYTKDTLLGKLDHALVMASDKNWIITSMKNDWRTIFSFMD is encoded by the coding sequence ATGAAAAACAGGGAGGCGGAACAAAACAAACAAGCAACTTTTAATAAAGGAAAATCAAGAGAAAAAGATCCGCTTCCCTCCTGGAACAATGGTCAGGCTAAACAAACAATAATAGAATTTATTAAAAAAGTAACAGATCCAGGAAATGCTCAATTTGTAGCAATGGAAGACAGAATAGCTGTATTTGACAATGATGGTACTCTTTGGACAGAGCAGCCATACTATTCTCAGATGGCTTTTTTGCTAGACCGTATAGATGACCTTGCATTGCAACATCCTAAGTGGAAAAAAGAGCAACCTTTTAAGGCTTTACTTCAACGAGATTTAAAAAATGCTCTTTCCGGAGGGCTAAAAGCGATTTCTGAAATGATTATGGCGACTCACGCCGGAATGACCACCTCTGATTTTGACAAGCTTATAAAAGCATGGATTTCAAAAGCTTTACACCCAAGGTTTGAAAAATTATATTCTGAATGTGTATTTCTTCCAATGCTGCAAGTGCTGGAATATTTTAAATCAAGCGGTTTTAGAAACTATATTGTTTCTGGCGGGGGAATCGATTTTATCAGGCCCTGGTCCAAGGCTATTTATGGCATACCTCCTTCCCAAGTCATTGGTAGCAGCATTAAAACACAATATAAAATAGTTGATGGACAACCACAGCTTTGGAGATTACCTGAGATAAACTTCATAGATGATGAAGAAGGTAAGCCTGTTGGCATTTTTGCAAATATCGGCCAACAACCAATAGCTGCATTCGGGAATTCTGATGGAGACATCCAAATGCTTGAATGGGTAACATCACGAGAACCTTCTTTAGGAATGATTATTAAACATGATGATGCACTAAGGGAATGGTCTTATACCAAAGACACATTGTTGGGAAAACTGGACCATGCCCTTGTAATGGCTTCAGATAAAAATTGGATTATCACCAGTATGAAAAATGACTGGAGAACTATATTCTCATTTATGGATTAA